From the genome of Streptomyces sp. S4.7:
CTGGCGGGCGGGGAAGGCAAGCGGCTGATGCCGCTGACGGCCGACCGCGCCAAACCGGCGGTGACCTTCGGCGGTACGTACCGCCTGGTGGACTTCGTCCTGTCGAATCTCGTCAATGGCGACGTCATGCGCAACTGCGTGCTGACGCAGTACAAGTCGCACTCGCTGGACCGCCATGTCAGCACCACCTGGCGGATGTCCAGTCTGCTGGGGAACTACGTCACGCCGGTGCCCGCCCAGCAGCGGCTCGGCCCGCGCTGGTACCTCGGCAGCGCGGACGCGATACTCCAGTCCCTCAATCTCGTCCATGACGAACAGCCGGACTACATCGCGGTGTTCGGCGCCGACCATGTGTACCGCATGGACCCCCGGCAGATGCTTCAACGGCACATCGAGAGCGGCGCCGGGGTCACCGTCGCCGGCATCAGGGTGCCGCGCGCCGAGGCCTCGTCGTTCGGGATCATCACGCCCGGACCGGACGGCACCCGTGTCGACCGGTTCCAGGAGAAGCCGTCCGACGCGCCGGGACTGCCGGGCGACCCCGAGCACGTCTTCGCCTCGATGGGCAACTACCTCTTCACCACCAAGATCCTGGTGGACGCGCTGCACCGCGACGCCGAGGACCGGACCTCGGTCCATGACATGGGCGGCTCGATCCTGCCGATGCTCACCGAGCAGGGCATGGCGCAGGTCTACGACTTCGACGACAACCACGTGCCGGGCGAGACCCCGCGCGAGCACGGCTACTGGCGGGACGTGGGCACGCTCGACTCGTACTACGACGCGCACATGGATCTGATCTCGCACCAGCCGGAGTTCAACCTCGACAACAGACGCTGGCCCATCTACACGCACGCGGGCCAGCTCCCGCCCGCGCGGTTCGTCGCCGGCGGCATCGCGAGCGAGTCCATCGTGGGCCCCGGCTGTGTCATCCGCGGCCAGGTGACCCGCTCCGTCCTGTCTCCGGGCGTGGTGATCGAGGAGGGAGCCGTGGTGCAGGGGTCGGTGCTCCACGACAACGTACGGGTGGGCCGCGGCGCGGTCGTACGCGGCTCGATACTCGACAAGAACGTGGACGTCCCGCCCGGCGCCACGATCGGCGTCAATCCCGGGCGGGACGAGGAGCTGTACACGGTCTCGAAGAACGGGGTCATCGCACTCGGGAAGGGCCAGCCGGTTCTCTAGGGGTGTCTCGCCGATCCCGGGAATGTCGTCACCTCACGTGCCGGGCGGTCCGACCGTCCGGCACGTGAACGACCCACCCCTCACATCATCCGGCGCCGCCTCCCCAGCCACGTCTGGGCGATCACCACCACCGCCAGGAACGCGCCGCTGACGACCTGTTGGTACGCGGAGTCGAGCGAACCGATCTGGTTGATGACGTTCTGGATGACCTTCAGCAGCAGCACGCCCACCAGTGAGCCGCTGATGAAGCCGAAGCCGCCGGTCAGCAGCGTGCCGCCGATGACGACGGCCGCGATCGCCTCCAGCTCCATACCGGTGCCGAGGATCGTGACGCCCGAGACCAGCCAGGCCGCGTTCAGCGCCCCCGCCAGCCCGGCGCACAGGCCCGAGAGGGTGTAGACGGCGATCTTCGTACGGGCCACGGGCGCGCCCATCAGCGCCGCCGCGTCCTCGTTGCCGCCGACCGCGTACACGTACTGGCCGAACCGGCTGCGCCGCAGCATCACCGCGCCCGCGACGAACAGCGCCGCCGTGATCCACACCGGCACCCCGACACCCAGCAGCTTCTCCTGGCCGAGGCTCGCGAAGAACGACTTCTCGTCCACCAGATAGGTGTTGGAGCCCTCGTCGGTGATCGCCAGCAGGATGCCGCGGGCGGCGAGCATCGCCGCGAGGGTGACGATGAACGGCGCGAGCCGCGCCTTCGCGATCAGCAGGCCGTTGACCAGTCCGATCAGACCGCAGACGGCGAGCGGCAGGAGCAGCGCGACGAGCGTGCCGTACTGCGAACCCCAGGCGCCGAGCACCCCGCCGAGCGCGAACAGCGAACCGACGGACAGGTCGATCCCACCGGTGATGATCACGAAGGTCATGCCCAGGGCGACGATCGCCAGGAACGCCGACGAGACCGCCATGTTCTCCAGGTTGTCGCCGGTCAGGAAGGTGTCGAAGCCGATCGACGCGCCGATGGCGACGAGCAGCAGCGTGACGAGCGCGCCGTGCTGCTGGGCGAGCGCGCTGAGCCGCTCGGCCCTGCTCGCGCCGAGCGGTGCCTCGTCGGACGGGTCCTCGCCGGGGGAGGGGCCGGTGCCCGTGGCGCGGGCCGGACGCTCCGTGTGGGTGTGGGTCATCGCTTTCCCCGTTCGCGAGCCGCGTAGACCGCGAGCACGATCACCACGGCCTGGGCGATCTGCGTCCACGACGGCGGCAGATCGTGCTTGATGAGCGTCGCCGTCAGCAACTGGATCAGTACGGCGCCCGCCACCGTGCCCCCGATCCGGATCCGGCCGCCGCTGAGCGGGGTGCCGCCGACGACCACCGCGGTGATCGCCGACAGCTCCATCAGGGTGCCGAGCGAGGTCGGGTCGCTGGCTTGGAGCCTCGCGGTGGCGAGCACTCCGGCGATCGCGGCGAGCACGCCCGCGATGACGTAGACGAGGATCAGCACGCGGCGCACCGGCAGCCCGGCGAGCTGCGCCGCGGGCCGGCTGTCGCCGATCGCGAGGAGCTGGCGGCCGAAGGTCGTACGCCGCACGGTGAATCCGACGGCGAGTGCCAGGGCGGCGGCGATCAGCACGAGATACGGGATGCCGAACAGATCGCCCGAGCCGAGCGAGGACATTCCCGGGTCCCGTACGTCCTTGAGCTGCGGCAGCAGTACCAGGGCGATACCGCGTCCCGCGACCATCAACGCCAGTGTCGCGACAATGGGCTGGACGCCGATGAACGCGATGAGCGAGCCGTTGGCGAGACCGATGACGGCGCCGCCCAGCATCGCGACGATCAGCGCGACCCACGGCCCGTAGCCGAGGTACAGCGACAGCAGTGAGGTCGAGAGAGCCATCACGGAGCCCACCGACAGGTCGACGCCCTCGCTGCCGATGGCCAGCGCCATGCCCAGCGCGACGATCAGCACCGGCGCCACCTGCACGGCCTGGGTACGGAAGTTCTCCGTCGACAGGAAGTGCGGGGTGAGCGCGATGTTGACCAGCAGCAGGACGGCGACGCCCGCGTACACCCCGTAGTCCTGGAGCAGGCGCAGCAGCCGCGCGCGGTCGAGGGGGGCGCCCTTCAGGGCGAGTTCAGTCATGGTCCCTCTCCCCTCCCGAGGAGGTCTTGTCGACCGGTACGGCGGCGGGGGCCGGCTCCGGTGCCACCGGCGCGGACCCCGGTGCCACGATCGCGGCGGCGTCGGGAGCGACCGTCTTGAGCGCCGCGTCCGACTCGGGGGCCGCCGCGATCGCCTGCAGCAGCCGGTCCTGGGTGACGTCGTCCCCGGTCAGCTCCGCCACGACGGCGCCGTCCTTGAGAACCACCACCCGGTCCGACCCCTCGATCAGCTCCTCCATGTCGGAGGAGATCAGCAGCACCCCGAGCCCCTCGTCGGCGAGTTCGTCGATCAGGCCCTGCACCTCGGCCTTGGCACCGACATCGATGCCACGGGTCGGTTCGTCCAGCAGCAGCACCTTCGGCTGCATCGCCAGCCAGCGGGCCAGCAGCACCTTCTGCTGATTGCCGCCGGACAGCTCGCCGACCTTCTGATGCGGCCCCGATGCCTTGATCCGCAGCCGCTTCATGAAGGTGTTTACGATCTTGTCGACCTTGGTGTCGTCCACCAGACCGAACCGGGAGAGGCCGGGCAGTGCGGCCAGCGCGATGTTCTCCCGGACCGAGAGGCCGGGGACGATGCCCTCGGCCTTGCGGTCCTCCGGCAGCAGGCTGATGCCGGCCCGGATGGCGGCGGGCGTGGAACCCGTACGTACGGCGGAGCCCGCCACCACCACCTTCCCGGAGTCCGGCGGCAGCGCGCCCGCGATGGCCTTCGCCGTCTCGCTACGGCCCGAGCCGAGCAGCCCGCCGAGGCCCACGACCTCACCGGGCCGCACCTCGACCGAGACCTCGTGCAGCGTATGGCGGACCGTCAATTCGGTTGCGCTGAGCACCGGTTCACGGCCCGCGTGGTGGTCCCCGGTGAATCTGGTGACCCCCTCGCTGCTCACCTCTCCCATCTCCCGGCCGAGCATCAGCGACACCAGACGCAGCCGGTCGAGCTCCGCGATCGGCCCCGTGTGCACGAGCTTGCCGTCCCGCAGGACCGTGACCTTGTCGCAGACCTCGTACAGCTCGTCCAGTCGGTGGCTCACGTACACCACCGCGATGTCGCGCTCCTTGAGCATCCTGATCACGCCGAACAGGGTGCTCACCTCGCGGGGTTCGAGCGACGACGTCGGCTCGTCCATGATGACCACCCGCGCGTCGACGGAGACCGCCCTGGCGAGCGCCACCATCTGCTGCGCGCCGACGCCGAGCGTGCGCAGCGGACGCTTGACGTCGACCCGGAGCCCGAGCGAGCGCAGCGCCTCGTCGGCCTCGCCGTGCATCCGGCGGAAGTCGATCAGGCCGAACCTGTTCCGGGGCTCGCGCCCCAGGAACAGATTGCGCGCCACGCTCATCAGCGGGACGAGATTGACCTCCTGGTAGATCGTGGAGATCCCGGCGTGCTGCGCCTCCAGAGGGGTCTGGAAGCGCACGGGAGCGCCCGCGTGGACGATCTCGCCCTCGTCGGGCTGGTACACACCGGTGAGCACCTTGATGAGGGTGGACTTCCCGGCGCCGTTCTCGCCGATGAGCGCGTGGACCTCGCCCGGAAGGGCGGCGAAGTCCACGCCGTCGAGCGCGCGTGCGCCCGGGAACGTCTTGGTCAGACCGGTGACCGACAGCACGTCAGAAAGCCTTGCCCAGATCGGCCTTGGCGTTCTCCGGGGTGTACGCGCCGTCCTGGATGACGATGTCCTGCGCGACCTTCTCGCCCTTGGTGAAGGTGTCGAGGGTCTGGAAGGCGAGCGGACCGAAGCGCGGGTTGGACTCCACGACCCCGGAGATCCAGCCGTCGACGATGCCCTGGACGGCGTTGCGCGTGCCGTCCACTGTCACGATCTTGATGGCGCCGGCCTTCTTCCCCGCGCCCTTCAGGGCGTTGACCGCGCCGAGGCCCATCTCGTCGTTCTCGGCGTAGATGCCCTTGATGTCGGGGTTCGACTGGATGAGCTGCTCGGTGACCTGCTGGCCCTTCTCGCGGGCGAACTCACCGGTCTGCTCGAACACCACCTTCAGATCGGGGGCCTTGGCCGCGATCTGGTCCTTGAAGCCCTTGGTGCGCTCGGTGGTGACGTTGTTGCCCGCGGCGCCGAGCAGGATCGCGACCTCGCCCTTGCCGCCGGTCGCCTCGATCATCTGGTCGGCCGCGCGCTTGCCCTGCTCGATGAAGTCCGAGCCGATGAAGCTCACATAGTCCTTGCAGGCGGTGGCGTTGATCTTGCGGTCGATGGTGACGATCGGGATCTTCTTCGCCGCGGCGCTGCGCAGCACCGGGCCCCAGCCGTCGGAGTTGAGGGGCGCGATCACCAACAGGTCGGCGCCCTTGGCTATCAGGTCCTGCACGTCGCTGATCTGCTTGGAGAACTGCGTCTGGGCGTTGGCGGTCAGGAGCCTGATCCCGCGCTCCTCGGCCTCGGCCTTGATGGACGCGGTCTCGGCGATCCGGAAGGGGTTGGCCTCCTTCTCGGACTGGGAGAAGCCGACCGTGGCGGTCTTCAGGTCGATCTTCTCGCCCCCGAACTGCGCGATGTCACAGGTCTTGTCGTCGGCGCCGGGTGTGGCGACGACCTGGCCGCTGTCCTTGTCGCCGGCCGACGAGCTCTTGTCGGAGCCGTCGTCCTCGGACTTGGCACAGCCGCTGAGTGCGAGAGCGCCGACGAGGCTCGCGGCGAGGACGGTAGTGGTGGCGGTACGGCGGGCGGCGGAAAGCTTCATGGTGATCCCCATTTCGGCGCGGGCCCGACGACCGGGACGCTCGCGGGAGGTCTGCTCGTACGGACTGACGGACTGCTGCGTGGATGTGCTGGAGTCGTTCGGAACGGTTTTTACATCGTTGTACGGAGGCTGTAAAGCCTTCGCGCGATAACGGGCCCACGTGTGCCCGCCGCGGAGCGGCTGACGACCCGTCGGTGCGGGGGCGCCGCGGGGCGCGAGGATCGGCGTGGCGGACGGTGCGGGCGTACTCGGCCGCTCCGGCGGCGCGCCGCGACGCGCGTGCGACGCTGCCGGGCAGCGCCCGCCGGGCGGGACGCGTCAGACGCGGCCCAGCGTGCTCTCCCGCTCCACCAGCCGGAAATCGGCGCGGAGTTCACGGGGGCCGGCCCCGACCGGGTCCCCGGTGCCCAGCAGCCGGTTGACGACGGAGCGCACCGCGAGGCGGGCGATGGTCTGTTTGTCCGGCGAGATCGTGGTGAGGGTCACAGCGCCGTAGCGCCCCTCGGTGATGTCGTCGAAGCCGACGACGGCGACGTCCTCGGGGACCCGCAGCCCCCGCTCGGAGAGCACCCGCATCGCCCCGATGGCGATCAGGTCGTTGTACGCGAAGACCGCGTCGGGGGTCGCGCCCGAGTCGAGGAGCTGGTTCATCGCGTCGGCGCCGTTGGCGTGGTCCCAGCCGCCCGTCGGGGCGATCAGGGAGTCCGGCGACGGCAGCCCGGCCGCCTTCAGCTCGGCGCGCCAGCCGCGCAGCCGCAGGTGCGACGGCTCGTTCACCCGGTCGGTCCTGGCGCCCAGGAACGCGATCCTGGACCGGCCGAGATCCAGCAGGTGCCGTACCGCCGTCCGGGCGGCGGCCACGTTGTCGATCGCGATGTGGTCGTACGGCAGGTCGTACTCCCGCTCCCCGAGCAGCACCAGCGGCGCGTCCTGGTCGCGGCCGAGCAGATCCTCGGTCTCCAGCTCGATGGGGCTCAGGATCAGCCCGTCGATCACCCGTGCCCGGAACCCCTGGCTGACCAGGACCTCCTGCTCGCGGCGGCCACCGGTGTGGTCGAGCAGCACGGTGTACTCGTGCTCCGCGGCCACGTCGATGACCGAGCCCGCCAGCTCGGCGAAGTACGGGTTGCCCAGCTCGGGCACCGCCAGGGCGATGATCCCGGTGCGCCCCTTGCGCAGATGGCGGGCCGTGAGATTCGGCCGGTAGCCGAGTTCGTCGATGGCCAGCTGGACCCGGGCCCGCATCGCCGGCGTGACATGCCGGTAGTTGTTCACCACGTTCGAGACGGTCTTGATGGAAACGCCCGCTCGTTCCGCGACGTCCTTGAGGCTGACGGTCACCGTATTTCCCCTCCGAGGCCGGCCCGAAGGTCGCCCCTGCCCAATCTGTACAACGTTATATACGTTGCGGGACGGGTCTTTGTCATGGCCCTGGACAGCAAGTGGAACGGCATGTTGTCATGCCAACTGCCGTTCCTTCCAACGTTGTACAGACTGTCGCAACGAGCCGCCACCCTCGGACCCTGCCGGATGACCTCCGAATCGCCGGCCACCCGGCAGGGGCCAGCAGCAAGGAGGATTTGTGCGCATCCGAAGAAAAATCGCCCTTTTGCTCGCCGCCGCCCTGGGCGTCGCCGGACTCACGGCGGTCCCAGCGGCATCGGCCGCGGACGACCCGGTCGTGCCCCACGGACTCAGGGGTGACTACTACTCGTCGTCCGCGCCCGGCGCCTTCGACTTCCACGAGCTGAAGGCCACCGGTTTCGACCCCCAGATCGACTTCGACAGCCTCGAATCCCGGCTCTCCACGGCCACCGGCAGCGCCGACCACGCCACCGTCCGCTGGACCGGGAAGATCGTCCCTGAACAGAGCGGCCCGCACACCTTCTCGATGATCGGCGACAACGGGTTCCGGCTGTGGGTCGGCGGCGAGATCGTCATCGACCACTGGGTCGACGACTGGGAGAACGAGCAGACCGCCGACCCGGTCGACCTCACCGGAGGCCAGGAGTACGACATCAAGGTCGAGTTCTTCGAGAACGTCGGCGGCTCGAACCTCCATCTCAACTGGACCGAACCCGGTGGCGCGAAAGAGCCTGTGCCCACCTCCGCCTTCCGCCTCCCCGACGGCTACGCGTACGACGGTGCCATCGCCACCACCGTCCTGGCCGACGGCCGCACACTGCGGATGGAGTTCGCCCAGGAGCTCGCCACGCCCCCGGCGGGTATCGCCGGCCACCTCGACGCGATCATCGGCGGCGCCCAATGGCCGCTCGGATCGGTCAGGAAGGACCCGGCCGACGCCCGCAGTCTGCTTGTCGGCCTGGGGGAACCCGTGGTGGGCAAGGGCGGTACCGCCGACATCCGCTACGACGGCCGGGGCGGGCTCACTTCACAGGACGCCGACCCC
Proteins encoded in this window:
- the glgC gene encoding glucose-1-phosphate adenylyltransferase, with the translated sequence MRGGPSVLGIVLAGGEGKRLMPLTADRAKPAVTFGGTYRLVDFVLSNLVNGDVMRNCVLTQYKSHSLDRHVSTTWRMSSLLGNYVTPVPAQQRLGPRWYLGSADAILQSLNLVHDEQPDYIAVFGADHVYRMDPRQMLQRHIESGAGVTVAGIRVPRAEASSFGIITPGPDGTRVDRFQEKPSDAPGLPGDPEHVFASMGNYLFTTKILVDALHRDAEDRTSVHDMGGSILPMLTEQGMAQVYDFDDNHVPGETPREHGYWRDVGTLDSYYDAHMDLISHQPEFNLDNRRWPIYTHAGQLPPARFVAGGIASESIVGPGCVIRGQVTRSVLSPGVVIEEGAVVQGSVLHDNVRVGRGAVVRGSILDKNVDVPPGATIGVNPGRDEELYTVSKNGVIALGKGQPVL
- a CDS encoding sugar ABC transporter ATP-binding protein is translated as MLSVTGLTKTFPGARALDGVDFAALPGEVHALIGENGAGKSTLIKVLTGVYQPDEGEIVHAGAPVRFQTPLEAQHAGISTIYQEVNLVPLMSVARNLFLGREPRNRFGLIDFRRMHGEADEALRSLGLRVDVKRPLRTLGVGAQQMVALARAVSVDARVVIMDEPTSSLEPREVSTLFGVIRMLKERDIAVVYVSHRLDELYEVCDKVTVLRDGKLVHTGPIAELDRLRLVSLMLGREMGEVSSEGVTRFTGDHHAGREPVLSATELTVRHTLHEVSVEVRPGEVVGLGGLLGSGRSETAKAIAGALPPDSGKVVVAGSAVRTGSTPAAIRAGISLLPEDRKAEGIVPGLSVRENIALAALPGLSRFGLVDDTKVDKIVNTFMKRLRIKASGPHQKVGELSGGNQQKVLLARWLAMQPKVLLLDEPTRGIDVGAKAEVQGLIDELADEGLGVLLISSDMEELIEGSDRVVVLKDGAVVAELTGDDVTQDRLLQAIAAAPESDAALKTVAPDAAAIVAPGSAPVAPEPAPAAVPVDKTSSGGERDHD
- a CDS encoding ABC transporter substrate-binding protein — protein: MKLSAARRTATTTVLAASLVGALALSGCAKSEDDGSDKSSSAGDKDSGQVVATPGADDKTCDIAQFGGEKIDLKTATVGFSQSEKEANPFRIAETASIKAEAEERGIRLLTANAQTQFSKQISDVQDLIAKGADLLVIAPLNSDGWGPVLRSAAAKKIPIVTIDRKINATACKDYVSFIGSDFIEQGKRAADQMIEATGGKGEVAILLGAAGNNVTTERTKGFKDQIAAKAPDLKVVFEQTGEFAREKGQQVTEQLIQSNPDIKGIYAENDEMGLGAVNALKGAGKKAGAIKIVTVDGTRNAVQGIVDGWISGVVESNPRFGPLAFQTLDTFTKGEKVAQDIVIQDGAYTPENAKADLGKAF
- a CDS encoding ABC transporter permease, whose amino-acid sequence is MTELALKGAPLDRARLLRLLQDYGVYAGVAVLLLVNIALTPHFLSTENFRTQAVQVAPVLIVALGMALAIGSEGVDLSVGSVMALSTSLLSLYLGYGPWVALIVAMLGGAVIGLANGSLIAFIGVQPIVATLALMVAGRGIALVLLPQLKDVRDPGMSSLGSGDLFGIPYLVLIAAALALAVGFTVRRTTFGRQLLAIGDSRPAAQLAGLPVRRVLILVYVIAGVLAAIAGVLATARLQASDPTSLGTLMELSAITAVVVGGTPLSGGRIRIGGTVAGAVLIQLLTATLIKHDLPPSWTQIAQAVVIVLAVYAARERGKR
- a CDS encoding ABC transporter permease encodes the protein MTHTHTERPARATGTGPSPGEDPSDEAPLGASRAERLSALAQQHGALVTLLLVAIGASIGFDTFLTGDNLENMAVSSAFLAIVALGMTFVIITGGIDLSVGSLFALGGVLGAWGSQYGTLVALLLPLAVCGLIGLVNGLLIAKARLAPFIVTLAAMLAARGILLAITDEGSNTYLVDEKSFFASLGQEKLLGVGVPVWITAALFVAGAVMLRRSRFGQYVYAVGGNEDAAALMGAPVARTKIAVYTLSGLCAGLAGALNAAWLVSGVTILGTGMELEAIAAVVIGGTLLTGGFGFISGSLVGVLLLKVIQNVINQIGSLDSAYQQVVSGAFLAVVVIAQTWLGRRRRMM
- a CDS encoding LacI family DNA-binding transcriptional regulator yields the protein MTVSLKDVAERAGVSIKTVSNVVNNYRHVTPAMRARVQLAIDELGYRPNLTARHLRKGRTGIIALAVPELGNPYFAELAGSVIDVAAEHEYTVLLDHTGGRREQEVLVSQGFRARVIDGLILSPIELETEDLLGRDQDAPLVLLGEREYDLPYDHIAIDNVAAARTAVRHLLDLGRSRIAFLGARTDRVNEPSHLRLRGWRAELKAAGLPSPDSLIAPTGGWDHANGADAMNQLLDSGATPDAVFAYNDLIAIGAMRVLSERGLRVPEDVAVVGFDDITEGRYGAVTLTTISPDKQTIARLAVRSVVNRLLGTGDPVGAGPRELRADFRLVERESTLGRV